The following proteins come from a genomic window of bacterium:
- the tyrS gene encoding tyrosine--tRNA ligase, with product MKNIPIEKQLEIIKRGAVEVVNEEELVAKLKKGRPLRVKAGFDPTAPDLHLGHTVVMQKLKQFQDLGHTVIFLMGDFTARIGDPSGRNETRPELGEDIIKKNAETYVAQAGKILDVEKAEIRYNSEWLGKFTAADFIRLSAKETVARMLERDDFESRFKGGSPIRIHEFLYPLLQGYDSVALESDVELGGTDQIFNLLVGRDLQRDVGQEPQVVLTMPLLIGTDGVAKMSKTYGNYVGISEPPKEIFGKMMSISDDLMWTYYELLSDLSLDEIEKLKEEVLTGKLHPKLAKENLAAEIVERFHSEQEAVAARDEFERVFAKKDTPDEIDEHLLDSMDAEISLVDAMLGTKLVSSKSDARRMIKQKAVEVDGERVEDIDATLSTDGESLLRVGKRRFARVKFKKG from the coding sequence ATGAAAAATATCCCAATCGAAAAACAGCTCGAGATCATCAAGCGCGGCGCAGTGGAGGTCGTGAACGAGGAGGAGCTCGTCGCCAAGCTCAAGAAGGGCAGGCCGCTCCGCGTGAAGGCCGGCTTCGACCCGACTGCGCCGGACCTGCACCTCGGCCACACCGTGGTCATGCAGAAGCTCAAGCAGTTCCAGGACCTGGGGCACACCGTGATATTTCTCATGGGCGACTTCACCGCGCGCATCGGCGACCCCTCAGGCCGCAACGAGACCAGGCCAGAGCTCGGCGAGGATATAATAAAGAAGAACGCGGAGACCTACGTCGCGCAGGCCGGGAAGATACTGGACGTGGAAAAGGCCGAGATTCGCTACAACTCGGAGTGGCTGGGGAAATTTACGGCAGCCGACTTCATACGCCTCAGCGCTAAGGAGACGGTGGCGCGCATGCTGGAGCGAGACGACTTCGAGAGCAGGTTCAAGGGCGGCAGCCCGATCCGCATACACGAGTTCCTCTACCCGTTGCTGCAGGGTTACGATTCCGTGGCGCTTGAGTCCGACGTGGAGCTGGGAGGCACGGACCAGATATTCAACCTGCTCGTGGGCCGCGACCTGCAGCGCGACGTGGGCCAGGAGCCGCAGGTGGTTTTGACCATGCCGCTGCTCATTGGCACCGACGGCGTCGCGAAGATGAGCAAGACGTACGGCAATTACGTCGGCATCAGCGAGCCTCCGAAAGAGATCTTCGGCAAGATGATGTCCATCTCCGATGATTTGATGTGGACATACTACGAGCTGCTCTCGGACCTTTCGCTCGACGAGATCGAGAAGCTCAAGGAAGAGGTCCTCACGGGCAAGCTCCATCCCAAGCTCGCGAAGGAAAACCTCGCTGCGGAGATCGTGGAACGCTTTCACTCCGAGCAGGAGGCCGTGGCCGCGCGTGACGAGTTCGAGCGCGTCTTTGCGAAGAAGGACACGCCCGACGAGATCGATGAGCACCTGCTCGATTCCATGGATGCGGAGATATCGCTTGTCGACGCGATGCTTGGGACCAAGCTCGTCTCCAGCAAGTCGGATGCGCGCCGCATGATCAAGCAGAAGGCGGTGGAGGTGGACGGCGAGAGGGTGGAGGACATCGACGCCACGCTCTCCACTGATGGGGAGAGCCTGCTTAGGGTCGGCAAACGCAGATTCGCCAGGGTGAAATTCAAAAAGGGCTGA